Proteins encoded in a region of the Sander lucioperca isolate FBNREF2018 chromosome 4, SLUC_FBN_1.2, whole genome shotgun sequence genome:
- the cntf gene encoding ciliary neurotrophic factor, with the protein MAARRTRGMTGGSDLSRTAVARATAIAELLRYECSILLELYRKKESFTADVTVTDSRLVSVPPPSSQLETKDKLWCLHSALLQCRSFLERAIAKEEEQLGGGKKGDYETQRKMVKERLSLLLINTGELLKTASGVMVLTPSLEGLELDGPTILFELKLWVYRIFEEVDYWTKMAITTLQALPSVIAKERVRTTRVRSTRSARR; encoded by the exons ATGGCAGCCAGGCGGACTAGAGGTATGACCGGCGGCTCGGATCTGAGCAGGACCGCCGTGGCCCGGGCTACTGCTATAGCTGAGCTTCTGCGCTATGAGTGCTCCATTTTACTGGAACTTTAT agaaagaaggagagttTCACTGCAGATGTTACAGTGACAGACAGTCGTCTGGTGTCtgtccctcctccttcctcccagCTGGAAACCAAAGACAAGCTCTGGTGTCTCCACTCTGCTCTGCTACAGTGCCGCAGCTTTCTGGAGAGAGCCATCGCCAAAGAGGAAGAGCAGCTAGGCGGTGGGAAGAAAGGTGATTATGAGACCCAGAGGAAGATGGTGAAGGAGAGGTTGTCGCTTCTCTTAATCAACACTGGAGAACTCCTCAAAACTGCTAGTGGCGTGATGGTCCTGACTCCCAGCTTGGAGGGCTTGGAG TTAGACGGTCCGACCATTCTGTTTGAGCTGAAGCTTTGGGTATACCGGATCTTCGAAGAGGTGGACTACTGGACCAAGATGGCCATCACCACCTTGCAAGCCCTGCCCTCGGTAATAGCCAAGGAGCGAGTGAGGACTACGCGAGTCAGGAGCACGAGAAGTGCTCGGAGATGA
- the si:ch211-113e8.11 gene encoding mRNA decay factor CTH2, whose product MNSLVGYGVSSESDSDGDVEVVNSDGVCSVKEMGEAASAAKKTRNFLLESGLTSSESEPEEEEPEPSLSSSSSSPHAHKPASSAACQPILPAPSLGSLTSNKLPPPSLRTCSDGSVFANPFKAQADQKLSALQKHVPLTMQAKPSQIGGKRMCVSYRKDGRCRFGIKCKFAHDSDLQTRTDCHPPVSEETSVSGQDESQAGGSFGGGSRNLHQETKEEESGGQQVKKRKVGLSNTLIPPKRAMKQYTMQREREQINMS is encoded by the exons ATGAACTCTCTGGTTGGCTACGGAGTGTCCTCGGAGTCCGACAGCGACGGAGATGTAGAGGTTGTAAACAGTGATGGAGTTTG TTCTGTTAAGGAGATGGGTGAGGCGGCATCAGCTGCCAAAAAGACCCGCAACTTCTTGCTGGAGTCTGGTTTGACTTCCAGTGAATCAgaaccagaggaagaggagccagagccctctttatcatcatcatcatcatcaccacatGCCCATAAACCAGCATCTTCTGCAGCCTGCCAGCCCATCCTGCCTGCTCCTTCCCTGGGTTCCCTCACCTCCAATAAACTACCCCCTCCTTCTCTACGTACCTGTTCGGACGGCAGTGTGTTTGCCAACCCTTTCAAGGCTCAGGCAGACCAAAAGCTCAGCGCCTTGCAGAAACACGTCCCCCTCACAATGCAGGCCAAACCCTCCCAGATAGGAGGTAAAAGGATGTGTGTTTCATACAGGAAAGATGGGAGATGCAGGTTTGGGATCAAATGCAAGTTTGCTCATGACAGTGACCTCCAGACTCGCACTGATTGTCATCCACCAGTGAGTGAAGAAACATCAGTGTCAGGTCAAGATGAGTCCCAGGCAGGTGGCTCATTTGGAGGAGGATCCCGGAACCTCCATCAGGAGACCAAAGAGGAAGAGTCAGGAGGGCAGCAAGTGAAGAAGAGAAAGGTTGGACTGAGTAACACCTTGATTCCTCCTAAACGAGCCATGAAGCAGTATACCATGCAGAGGGAAAGAGAGCAGATCAATATGTCCTGA
- the si:ch211-113e8.10 gene encoding E3 ubiquitin-protein ligase ZFP91 yields MEPAGDRTGGVNKGEEPSEDKAAEETPATSTTVTPRRGLRERGACRPKTSVSASIPDVNGAASSPQSSGRVLRDRSTRAVPAWLKDTKSDDDEEDEPSPDTGATKRRKVSNSRRKKISESVGSVEAGGGVAGESLQGTDSEDPKKPATDAQALPSRRPPDQTRAKPLSGRAVRGSAKPVCKTEPGIENPAAVEGEVKNDIKKKEEEREDVAEPLFDDEDPPFRDDPNDLSYQPQSQSGAEEEEGLSSDEDLPFTDDLNDQSYDPKAERDAPKPKRRAPPKQKEKKEKEKAPKKEKEVADIKIEGLDNLESLEEEVKLEEEMVEDPDGPRKRGRRKKDDKTPRLPKRRKKPPVQYVRCEMEGCGTVLAHPRYLQHHIKYQHLLKKKYVCPHPSCGRLFRLQKQLLRHAKHHTDQRDYICEFCARAFKSSHNLAVHRMIHTGEKPLQCEICGFTCRQKASLNWHMKKHDADATYQFACSICGKKFEKKDCVVAHKAKSHPEVLIAEALAANAGALITTPASLLELPGNPMQAEVTSLDMSQIGQGGQMDQLSNEGQVAQVSQMGHVTQQVSHQVVLLGQDQSLHTMQVPVTIALSPIDPPSPADNQQQTHLQLQMPVQFVQAAQQPQQPQIQQLTLHSSSVLTQHQPQLHPLQSYSSQQQSQGQTQILQMTFQPVSQSQTHIQQIPILASSQQRSPLLSPSQPQSLNPASTNGDSLILDNPVLSSSSPSVSSLVQTEVMGEDGVVWEQTGHREVHSDSTERHVAQTLM; encoded by the exons ATGGAACCGGCGGGCGACCGAACCGGGGGTGTAAATAAAGGTGAAGAGCCATCGGAGGACAAGGCCGCAGAAGAAACCCCAGCCACCAGTACAACCGTTACCCCGCGGAGGGGTCTCAGAGAGCGGGGAGCGTGCCGCCCGAAGACCAGCGTCTCTGCTTCAATACCAGACGTTAACGGAGCAGCGTCGAGCCCGCAGAGCTCAGGACGAGTTTTAAGAGACAGGTCGACGAGGGCAGTACCGGCCTGGCTGAAGGACACCAAAAGCGACGACGACGAAGAAGACGAACCGAGCCCGGACACCGGTGCAACAAAGCGGAGGAAAGTTTCCAACTCGAGGCGGAAGAAAATTTCTGAATCTGTGGGTTCGGTTGAGGCTGGAGGGGGGGTCGCAGGTGAAAGCCTTCAAGGCACAGA CTCAGAGGACCCCAAGAAACCTGCCACAGATGCTCAAG CTCTACCCTCCAGACGCCCCCCAGATCAGACTCGTGCCAAGCCCCTGTCTGGCAGGGCTGTCCGCGGCTCTGCCAAGCCTGTGTGTAAGACTGAACCTGGAATAGAGAATCCAGCTG CAGTGGAAGGAGAGGTAAAAAATGATAT taaaaagaaagaggaggaaagggaggaTGTTGCTGAACCACTCTTCGATGATGAAGACCCTCCATTTCGGGATGACCCAAACGATCTCAGCTACCAGCCACAGAGTCAGAG TGGtgcagaggaagaagagggtCTGAGCAGTGATGAAGACCTTCCTTTTACAGATGACCTAAATGACCAGAGCTACGACCCAAAGGCtgaacg GGATGCCCCTAAACCTAAGCGCAGAGCTCCTCCTAAACagaaggagaagaaagagaaagaaaaggcacctaaaaaagagaaagaggttGCTGATATAAAGATAGAAGGTTTGGACAACTTGGAGAGTTTGGAAGAAGAAGTAAAGCTTGAAGAAGAAATGGTGGAGGACCCGGATGGACCCAGGAA GAGAGGCCGGCGGAAAAAAGACGATAAAACCCCACGGCTGCCAAAGAGAAG GAAGAAGCCCCCAGTGCAGTATGTGCGCTGTGAAATGGAGGGATGCGGGACAGTCCTGGCTCATCCTCGCTACCTACAG CACCATATAAAGTACCAACACTTGCTCAAGAAGAAATACGTGTGTCCTCACCCTTCTTGTGGAAGGCTTTTCCGACTACAGAAGCAGCTGCTGCGTCACGCAAAACACCACACAG ACCAGAGGGACTACATCTGTGAGTTCTGTGCTCGTGCCTTCAAGAGCTCCCACAACCTGGCTGTGCACCGCAtgattcacactggagagaagccctTGCA GTGTGAAATCTGTGGCTTCACATGTCGTCAGAAGGCGTCGCTCAACTGGCACATGAAGAAGCATGACGCTGATGCCACTTATCAGTTCGCCTGCTCCATTTGTGGCAAGAAGTTTGAGAAGAAGGACTGTGTGGTGGCCCATAAGGCTAAGAGTCACCCCGAGGTGCTCATCGCTGAGGCTCTGGCAGCCAACGCTGGTGCCCTCATCACAACCCCTGCCTCCCTGCTGGAGCTTCCAGGAAACCCCATGCAAGCAGAGGTCACTAGCCTGGACATGAGCCAAATAGGGCAGGGTGGGCAGATGGACCAGCTGAGCAATGAAGGGCAAGTGGCTCAGGTGTCCCAGATGGGTCATGTGACCCAACAAGTGAGTCACCAGGTGGTTTTACTGGGACAAGACCAGAGCCTCCATACCATGCAAGTACCAGTGACAATTGCCCTGTCCCCCATCGACCCCCCTTCGCCAGCTGACAACCAGCAGCAGACTCACCTCCAGCTCCAGATGCCCGTCCAGTTTGTGCAGGCTGCTCAGCAGCCACAGCAGCCCCAAATCCAACAACTGACCCTCCACTCCAGCTCAGTGCTGACCCAGCATCAACCCCAGCTTCACCCTCTTCAGTCATACTCCTCCCAACAGCAGAGCCAGGGGCAGACACAAATTCTTCAAATGACCTTCCAGCCGGTCAGCCAGTCTCAGACCCACATTCAGCAGATCCCCATTCTAGCCAGCTCTCAGCAGCGCTCTCCTCTCTTGTCCCCATCCCAGCCCCAGTCCCTGAACCCAGCCTCCACTAATGGGGACAGCCTTATTCTGGACAATCCGGtgctctcttcttcctctccgtCAGTCAGCTCCCTTGTGCAGACAGAAGTTATGGGGGAGGATGGTGTGGTCTGGGAGCAGACAGGACACAGGGAAGTTCACTCGGACAGCACTGAGAGACATGTGGCGCAGACTCTCATGTAA